The segment GTGTAAAGAACGATTAGAtgtaattatataaattaacaaaatattgAACAGCAGTGTAACCACATAGACAAATGCTAGAAAGATAAAATAGACAGTGATGAATGGAAATGTCTGAAATCCGATGATATAAAAACCTGGAGGATGAATGACGACAGAGTCGTTCAGAACAGTTCTGAGAAAAGACATAGTTGGTCTTCACAGGCTGCTTGTTAGAATTTCTAAAATCtggtaaaaattaaaaatcatataacattatatataCAGACCGCTGCATATACATTGCAATAATGGTATCACAAAGGTCACATTCAATCtgaataaattaacattatGTTCAAACAAATAAGTCCATAAATGAAGCTTACCTGATTATCTAGTTACTATTAACTGATTCTAAAACCAGCATGCAAATGGATGCAATGTGTGACTCTGTGGAAGACAGTAAAATATATACTTGTCTCATTCATCTCCAGAGAGAAACTTTCCTGTTGATACTGGGAAAGTCAAAGTTTTTTCCACGACTTTAATTTGATCCATCGAGAAAACagttgtagtttattttgattaaacctacattttaaaacttaaaacaaatgtctaATTCTTGTTTTCAACAATACTTGTATCAATTACCCTCTAATGACTGCAAGAGTTGTGTTATGAATAAAAATCCTTACTCTCTATTGTTCAGAGGCTGTAGGTGAATCGCATAATCACTtaattttttacttattttcatGGTAATGCATTGATTTAAGTGTTTCAGCAACAGGCTATAAACTATAATCTCTAAAATCAGAAATTTTGGAATGAGTTTacaatgattaaatgtaattatgtaaACCCCCAAAATATTAAACAGCTCTGTAACCACACAGACCAGAAAGCAGGATCTGGGCTAAATTTGATTAATTGTATTATGCATCCAGAACAAACATGGAGCATTGCTTGGACTCGTGagactgtttctgtgtctcattATCAAGTTGTCTGGAACAGCAACGAAAAACAATAAAGTGTTGAGTCTGATGACATCTAGAGGAAGCAGTTATTACACAGTAACCAACAAAGATCAAACAAAGAAGTTTGTCAGACGAAGGTTAAGGTGAATAAGTGGCCTATATGTGCTTTAAACTTCGAATACTTGTttgatactgtatgtgaaatcTCATCAAAAGTCCTTCATCAATTGGAAAAGTACTCAGCCTacattaactttaaattaagGGCACCAACACAAAATGTTTCTATGACTTTTCATCAGTGTTATTAGTTCTAAgcagactttgttttgtttttttcttttaggagACATGCGTAAGAAAGGCTGGGAATTATTGGTTTAATAAATAGCATTTACATTTTGGTAACATAAGTATTCAGCAGCTAAGCTTTTAATGCAACAGATTATTTAAATCGTCTGTGATGTCACAGAAGCATAATGCTCtgatttatattacattttactttgtttaatttaatccACCCAAACTTTTCAAATCAAATAAGACTGTAACATTTGTTGAATGTTGCATTTAGTATGGTAAGCAGTACAGTGGGCAGTGGAATATGTACTTTAAACTATAGTTTGTAGAAGATAAGCAAATAGTCCAGTGTTTCCATTCTAATTAAAGAGGTTGTGATTCTAATGGACCCAATTTGTAGAATCATCACCAGAGAAAGCTACTTAATGACCTTTGCTGTAACAAACAAAGCTTTTACTGTTTCACCCGGAGACTAATTAATCTCTGTTGCACCTATTAACAAGTTTATCAATTAAAACCAGAGTTGCTTTTCAAAGTAAACTTCCTTCTCCACCAACTGCCCTCTGTCTACCTTTTGTTTAGTTACTGttgcagctggatagtgtatGCATACCTTACACATGTCAattttaagttgctttggataaaagtgttcTAACGTTCTTTACATCTATTACATATATATGtgattatttatatattctttCCTGTCCCAAGGTTTGTAATATTTGACCCTGTAGTCCTTTGAATCACTCATTTccacttttgttatttttggtAATTCCTTAATTTCTTGCACCACAATCAACTGAGGCTTTACTTTTGTGATCTGTAAATgtatcagcttttatttgaagTAGTGACATAAATTAATCACTGATTACATTTACTCAGTGACTATAGGCACTATactcattttgtaaaaaaaaaaaaaaagaaaagtgaataaCTTTaactcagaaaaacattttgtcagaaCACCGCATATAAACCCCATTTTCATTACCCCCAAGTCATCCTGATCACACCCCAGTTACTGTGTGTACTTCAGCTGGGTGTGGGCTTTGTGGATGTTGACTGCTGTTTAATCAGCTGGTGTTTCCGGGCATTTTGGGACTTCATCATGCAGTCTTTGAAGCTCTGAACCTGGTTCTGGCAGGCTCGCCAGTCCTGGTGTTCAGCCATGCACTCCTGCACAGCATAATGAAGCTCGGCACAGCCGGTGCGGGATATCATCTGTTCGACGGGGTCATTCTCATCATCTTTCCGACTGCGGTCATGGGGGGAAGGGGACGCCATCCTGTTTCAAAGCACGATCCTGATTCAGGCAGAAAAcaatgttaatgctgtttttaatgcaaCCATTGATGTCATAGATTCTCTTCAGCATGTCTTAGCTGTTCAGCCCTCTTACAGCAGAAGTCTGCAGCTGTAAAATCTGTAATAACGTCACTCACATTGACTCTTTGGTTGCTGTGGTTTATAAGTCTTTGCTGTGACGGACAAGACAACATACACTATAGTGCTGCAGTCTCATCCAGCTGTCCTACTACAATATAGTAATTTAAGAGGCTGTAGCAGTGAGTTGTTTCTGTAACTTAGCCCAGTAGGGTACTATAAAAGTAGGGTGGACAATCACACAGTTTAATCCAAACctcaaataaaaactgagcaTTACCTTCCTGGAAAGAGGATTTATTGTAGAACTGTATTAAACTGCTGGTTGTTGCTCATTAGTCCTACTGTCATTAACAACAGTGGTCATGACAGGTAGCTAACAACTGTAATATCAAACACTATTTAATGTTTACTAAAAGTTAGCTAACTAATTATCGAAAGCTCAGATCGCTGCATGTCTCTTCATCGCTTTTACCTGTTTGTTATTTAACCATCGacgtaataaaataaatcttcagTAACCTTCATAACTGAGAACTTTTCATAACAAAACACACGGTCAACACCGGAGGACACATTTGAGCGGAGGACCAACGTGTAGCCGTAAAATAGTTCCGCCGATGCAGACACTTCAGTTCCGCTGCATGGAGAAAATACTAATTTTCAACGAAttgagtaaaaacacagataaaatataaaatgtatttagttaagTGAGTAACAGCAAATTAGTCAAATGTACAATTatgatacaaaacaaacattaagaTATAAATAATGCCAAATATTTGGCatgtcatgtttaaaatataacaaaatagtaaaaaaaaaaaaaaaacattatatgaCAAGAAACTAGTAATATGACTATAAATATGTGTGAAAACAGACCATCCCTGCTTTTTCTGTTCCATAAATGTTAAATGAGCCCTTTTTGTCACTGTCTTGATGTTTCACTAACTTGTCAAggatttgttttcattctccATGTCAGAGCCTGGACTCTAGTTTTGATTTCTTTAGTTTTCAAAGAATATACAACAGGATTAATGCACGGAGGGATGCAAGAGGCCAAAGACAGACTCAGCACACGTTGATCTGGTTCAATTGCTCCTATATATAACCCAATTAGGAATATGCTGAATATGGGAATGTAAAATATAGCAACAAGGATCAAGTGCTCAATGCAAGTGGTGAGAGCTTTTTTCTTACTGCCTACTGACTTCATCCTGAACACAGTGACTAGAATTATGATATaggacaaaataataaaagaaaagggaaCCATCAGATTGATCATACTAGAAATTGAAGCCATTGTCCACTGCAGTGTGTAATCATCACAGGCGAGTCTAAACACAGGTGCATAGTCACAGAAATAACTGAAAACTCTGACAGAATTGCAAAAAGACAATTGAATGATTATCACGGTGCTGTATGCTACTCTTCCCAGACTGTAAACCCAAGTCACACTGACAATACAAGACATAACCAGCAGTGTGTTGAATCTGCTCTGATGCAGAGGGAAACATATTGCAATCAACCTGTCATAGGCAAGAATAGCAAGTGCATAGGACTCCAGAGAGGCAAAAACATAGTAAACATACATTTGTACAAAACATAAATTGAATGGAATAAAGTTGTCCTTAAAGAGGAATGTCTTAATCATGCTGGGAATAGTGCTTGTGTTTAAGATTACATCAATTACTGCCAGGTTGGCAATTGCAAGAAATTTCGGAGTGTGTAATCTGTGGTCAAAGGTAATTATGGAAATCAATAAACTATTGAACACTAATGTAACCACATAGACAAATAGTAGGAAGACCATGTAGACACCAATGTAGGGAAATGTCTGAAAGCCAATGATATAGAAGCCTGGAGGCCGAATGATGACAGAGTTGTTTAAAGTCCTGAGAAAAGACATTGTTGACATAGTTGAATTCCTCAGGTGTGTTGCAGGATGATCTTGGTGTAAATGCTCCTCAGTCTAAAGAACAGCaaaatcatttcatattttacatcagACCCTTGTAGGGGATATAAACCAGAATCAACGTGTtcattttgattatttaatcaaatttaaaaacctaaacttaaaaaaagagaacaacacatttttctacCTACACTATCTACATTTATGAAACCATTTTGTTTTATCCTGAGTGATGAATACatgtaataataacattaagtcaaacacaaaacaaagtacagTGCACTTTTAGCTCACCCAGTCTATTGATGATTGTTTGAATCTAGTGCCTGCATTTATATGATGTAGGCACCAATACTGTAGCATCCACTAACTGCCTCACCAGTGCACAGTGAAGAATATACTCACTTCAATGATCTCCAGAGATAACATCCACCCATCTTATAATTACATATGATTGGGTTAAAGCAAACTGTAATAAGCACTATCTAATTTGTGATATTAAAAGTTTATCCATGGAGAGTAGTGTGTTGTCCTCCAAATTATAGTATCttacagacaaaacaagcatCTGGTGATAAGCAGCTCATACTGTAGGTGTCAGGCCTTTAACGCCAGgataacaataaatataaataatattcatattGCATATTCAATTCACCGTTTGACTCATAATGTCATCAATAATCCAAACATTGTCATTGTTTGTCGAACATATTGCTCATTTTAATCATGACGTGACAATAATGACAGTCCCCTGTTCAAAGAAGACATAAGAAGAAATACAGAACACATACAGAAGCCATCCTACAATGAAGGGCCTGGAAGCCAAATTTGACTTTGCAAAAAAGTACAGAGTTTAGAGAACGTTACCCAGGTACTGGAAGGGCAaaagtgaagaggaagaaacgatctgctcatgatccaaacAATACAAGCTCCCCATGGTGTTAGTGCATGGTTGCTTCTGTCAGGTGGagagaaatattttatattagaGAGAAATGCATTGAAACTAATTAAGAGGAGCTTCATCATGCAGCGGGACGATCATCAAATTGGTGCTGGGCACCGGCTTTTGCTTAAGAGTGCCTCTTTTGATTGTATGTTCTTTAGACCACATTGTAGCACTTCCTTTGATTTTGTAGGGGCTTCAGTAAATCTTAAAATGCCTTAAGTGTACAAGTAAGTTGTTTATTGTCGTGATGGTACTAGATTCATATATATCATATACTGTTTCATAACCATCCTTTGACTCTCATATTTACCcatgactaataataatatctgaTCCTGATTATACACTGCAGTAGAGGGAAACATATAGCGTGGTGAGTGGTCCACAAAATTAGACAAGGCTATTCCCACACAAGGTCACAATTTCACGAGTCACTTCAGGAACTTTCCGTCTTTGTTTAAGTATTGTTGTATCTAGTCACttaacaacaaaacattgaCAATGAATATCATTCCCTCAGGGGGCTTTTAACACCAAACAGGACTCAGTGACCCCAGATTAAAGAATCCTTAGCTGGCTCTTGGGAACCCTGCTAATGAGCCCTATTTGTGATGTCACTACCAAAAGATGTTGGGTAATGACCTTGCCTAAgataaacaaacctttttacTGTTCACACTTAAGCCTAATTAATCTCATCTGGGTCCATTAGGAGGTTTTGCACTCTTGCAATTAAAACTGGAGTGTAATGAGAAAAGGTGCACAGTGATATTAATGAGTCATTAGTGTTCTTGAGAAGTGCAAGTAAACGCCATAATTGTCTAATAGTCACCTCTTCTCCGAAGCGCTTTGGAGAGTTGTCTGCAAAAGCAGCACTCTAATTAGTAGGCCAAGTGTGACAAACAACCGTTCACATTAAACCTTAAACAATGTTCACAGTCACTTGCTTTGTTAACACTGGACATAAACTACTACTATTACAGTGCTGACAGCTCACAAGACAGCAGACAATTTAAAAGACCtcttaaaatgtttaaactgtacAAATGTGTCAAATTAGAAAAAGCACAAGCATTGATATGATACCAACTATTCAAGTAGATGTTTAGGACTCACCTCATGTCCAGATGTTTGTGTGATCAATTCACACTTTGGTGTTTGGGTTTGTGAGGACTAATAGGAATACATCATAAGACTCAATCAATTTTGATAGCTCAGTTCAAGATAAATAACAACGGCAAGTAGTAACCCAATAGATATGATTGAAAATAATGTATGCATCGCTGAGCTAGTGGGCCGCTGGGAGTAAATCAGTGTCAGCAGATACATAGATTTTTCTATGATGTTgaaaaaactttaattaatgTGGATCTAGTCAGTGTTTTGACACTTTCTCTTCCACTTGTAATGAATAAGGAAGAGATCCATTAGGAGATTAGGTTCAGCAGGTGacagtttatttacacacaaatCCAATAAGCGTTGTTTCCTGGTGATGATGTCACAACTGGGAGTCAGCAAAACCCTTTCATTTGAGCACCCAGTGTGATCAGTGTGATCCCTGATTATTTTCTTAAGTCTTAAGTCCCGGGCTTCTCTTTCAGCCGTGCCACCAGGTGGCCTCACTCTCCTTTCCTTATACACTTCCTATTTGCTCACCTGCTCCCAGTTTTCCCCACCTGACGTTGCCACACCTTCCTACACACCTGGACTCAATTCCATCCTCATTATCCAAGGTATATATACCTGCGAGTATCCACACATGGCTCCTAGATTGTAGATGTTGGCCTCTAGTCCTCAGAACAACCTGTTGGCCTACTGCACCTGCTGGTGTTTGGATACTGTGTCCCGTCTTCCTGCCTGTTGTTTAGGATACACGTTTGCACATGTGACAGTTAGAAGGTAGGAGATATTGCTTTGCTACGTGTTTTTGTGGTGTTGTAGTGTCCAACAGTGGTTCAGTTAATATTTATGCTGTTTGACAGCGCCACCATGTGGCAGAGTGGGTTGTCTTGTTGCAAACACCACACATGTCCATGATTTCTCCCATCCgttttctctgcagatgttCAGCATAGTCCTGTCAATCAAAGAAAAAAGGACACAGattatttaatgtcatttattgCACCAAAAATAAGACTGCAGACAGTAGTAAAGTCAGggtctgttttgtttattctaTTTAAATTACCTTCTTGACATTCACTATATAATATTTGAGTCAGACCTTAGAGACTGTAAAGCCTGATATTTGTGTGCTGGTGTTTTTATAATGTATGATCCAGAACAGTAAGAGaccagaacagaaaaaaatttgttttgctgtttagaACTTACCAGTAGAGAAGTAGAAGTATCAGTGACAACATTACAGTATTGGCTTTCAAAATCTGTGTATTTGATTATAATAACCGATGCTTTAAAGATAATCAGGTGATCAATGTTATGATTATGCTGTTCTGTATTATTAAATAGTGAGCAGTACCTAGTACCTGTAATTAACAAACACCTGCCAGCTGATTTGTTCAAATGCATTTTAGCCAAATGTCCACATGAGGGCAGTAGTTGACAGATTTTTAAGGCAAATGGGCTCAAAAAGGTTTGTCTCCTCATGTGCACAATGACAAATCTGACAAATGAATTTAGCTTATGAGCATGTACATACAACACCAAGAGTGCTCAGTgtcattattttacaaaattagTTTAGTCTTGCTGTATTCTGCCGtcagaaatgtttgtgtgtagttaAACAGACTATTTGCAGAAGCTTTACAGGaattagttgttgttgttgaagcaTAAGTTGTCTTTAGTCTGTACTGAGGAAATGGTCTGAACTTGTGGACTGGATGCTGTTTCTTCTCAACTAATGGACCAGTGTTATGACCAGTCAGAGGATCAGCAACGTCTCTTGAGTGAAGGACAGCATGAAATATTCAAACTGCTGAGACTGCATGGTTTTTACAGCCTTTTGAATGGGGAGGGGGGGAGctcagcacatgcacacactgctcGAACAGAATTGGTGGCAGCTAATTAGCAGAGCTCCAGCTGATGGTGGCATGATTAATGGGAATGAGATTTAATGAGTGCTAAACACTTCAAAGTAATTACATTGAATAATTATAAAGCATCTAAATGCTCTTATATCAGTGTTTAAAAATGCTttagagagggaaagaaaattatttaaatgtattagtttTATTGTAATTCTAATGATGCTACAGTCATGATTTTTCTCACATCTCTAACACCAAGTTAAGGCACAAAGTGGGTCATGTTAGCAGTTTATCTGAATAATATAAATCTATCAAatatcaatgtgtgtgtttatccgGTTTTCTAAACCGGTCAAATCTGTATCTGCAACTCAGTCATGAGTTGACTGTTCATCAGGGAAAATACAGCAGTTTCAGCTTCAGGGAGTAGAAATAACAATGGGatgtcatttttcattatttcctgaagtccattaGATTTTTGAAAATAATTGTCAGATgtgttgataatgaaaatatttggttcagtgatgaaataaaactacattCTCTAAGGATTTAGTGTGTGTTAATTACTTGATGTAGCCTGAAGGGCCTGGAGAAGATTATTGAACTTCAGAATTACAGTAGTTTCTTCTTCAATTGACCAGTACTGATAAATGAAGGGCAGCTAACATGGTAGCTGCTTTCTGGTTGTATTTCTTAGTTGTTCTTGAGGAAGCTCCACCAGTGAAAGATTAATTAAAAGCCTTCTGGCGGTGAGGCAGCTGCTGAGGAGTACCCATGAGCAGCAACTTGTAAAAACTGCTGTTGGTGAGGCTTTTCTGAAATGACAGTGCTGTAAGGTCATCAGCAAGTGTGTCTGGGATGTATAGAGAAGCAGCCACTGTTGCCGAAACTCTGTGGTTCTGAAGCTGGAGGTAGTTTCTATTTGAAGGTGAAACTATTTTGAGATAAAAACCCCTCCCAATGATCGGGTCATAAAGGTATCTCAATGcggattgttgggttttctaaatTCTTTACCTTCTTGTGCTTTAAGATGATCCTGTTGTGATTCAGTGCTGCACAAATAAAGTCAATTGATGGCTCCTGAATGCACCTGTCACACTTTCAATCATTCCGTTAGCCTGACACATGAAGGATGAGATGGTTAATCAAATCACCTAATTAAAAATGACCGCCTGTGCTCTTGCCAGAATTAATATGATTGAAATATGAATGTTTGTCCTACAGCTTCAGAACTCTGTATTTATCTCATCAACTCATTGAAAACCTCTGGAGAGAAGTAAACGGTAATGTCACATGATTCAGTCTTTGTAAATCTGCGTGAAATGTCCTTCACTGACTTCCTTGTTTCACAATTCATCAacagctgctgtctcctcttTACAACCATTTCTGTTAACAGTGAGTCAGGGCAGCAATGCAGGTCTCATTGCTGTGAcactttattaatgttttagtGATGGACGATGGTATTATTAAAATGCAGGAAgttctgtttgtggttttgtgatAAAATTAATagacaagaaaaaagaattGCCCTCCATTCAGTAAAAGACTTCATCATTTCCTTCTAATGGAGAGGTCACTCTCTTTCCCTAATGTCattaatcacattattattattattattattattattattagtttaacCCAAATAGTTTCAAACCTGCCAGATTTGCCTTCAGACACCTTTTTGCCCTCAGCACCtgtcctccttctcctctcctatAATGCCAGAATCCCTTCTCTTATCTTGTGACAGCAGTGGAGACACATCCAGCAATCGATACCCAGAAATCCGCAGACCACAAACTATCATGAAAGTGTTATGTTCAGCATCTCAGGAGGATGTTAATTTCACCTGGGCAGGCAGtgaacatttacttttattggGTTATGTGTGACGGCATTCACAGTGGCTTCACTGCACCACCTAGTGATGCATGTGTGGAGGTAATTATATTAGTCGGTCAGTGGTAGATGGGCCGTGAGATATTAGGCACTCAGACAACACATCATGTTGAAAGGGTTCCTGTGGAGGAAAAATGAAGACCATTTAAAAAGTGGCCGAAGTTCAGATGCACAGATGTGATTGAATTCCCTGACAGCAGCAAACCGTTCTACAATAAAGGTAATATTTCTCATTTCCCCTGTTTCCAAGTTGGACCTTGGCTTCCCAGATATTCATATATAGACCAAGACGATGACTCATCGCTTTGCATAAGGCAAGGACATTTGGTGCCCGGACTAAAAACCCTAATGAATCTTTTCTCCACCCtccttttctttatctttattttgcCATTCTTGCCTTTTGCTGGGTTCAGCTTAAACCCTGCCCCTGCGTCCTTACAAAGTCACTCAACTGGATAAAGTCATTTACCTGAATGAAGAGGAGTGAGAGAGTGGGGATAGAGGAAaggatggtggtggtggtggtggtggtggtggtgtggggCAGAGAGGAAGTCTCAGGAAAATGCAACAgaacattttctgttgttgctgccaCTTTATTGTTTGGGACACTGGTAAAGAGACAAACGAGATGCAGTCAAAGAGAGgctaaacacacatacatgccaGTGACAGTTCTTCTGCAGTATTGCTTGCAAAAGACCACAtagagaacacagagaacacccTCTATTGTTTCATTGGTGCATATTTAATCATGACTTATTCTTACATTTACAGGTGAGCTTTCATCCAAACTACTGTAGCAGTGTTTATGGTATTTTTAGTTTGCCATTCACTCTACTACTTCTCTCAATTAGATAATTTGCAATGAGACATTGAGGGAGGATGAATCTTAATACTTTTGTAATCCTTTTAACTTTCCCCCTCCAACCATTATAAGGTTGATATTTGTGGTTTAAATAACTCAGTCCCTCAGCGTCAGCAGGTTAATATGCAGTTCAGCTATAGGTTGTTTAATCCTAATTGGCAAATATGCACATGCTGAACATTATGTTGTCATTATGTTGACGTTGGCATTTAGCTGAAAGCACTACTGTGTCACAGTCAGCACAGTCTGTGTTGTTTACAGTAGGAATAGACAGTATAGTAAGGATGTGATGTCAACGTGAGTCAAATCACCATACTTATCTTTGAACACTGCTGTCCATCTGATTAGCTTCATCtcccctgcacacacaaacagcatgaCAGTGTAGTATATGGAGGTAATGTGTGGTACATCACCCGATGTGACATTTAATGACACTTGAACGTCGTGTAAAGCAGCGTTTATTATGCCGACATAGCAAAATACTGACACCAAGATTTCACcaagtagaaataaaaatgatgactGTACATGTGTATAATTATTTACAGGACAAAACAATAAGTTTCTCAGCTGCTCTTcctcatgtacagtacattcattaGCATTCAATCTCCTGAGATTACTTGAGAGAACGGGCAAAGTGTTTGTCGTTTTCAATTGATGTATTTGGAAATGCATCAGCTGAACTCTGCTACTACAATTTGACATAGCAGGCTTAAATTAACGCTCACACCCTCACATACACTCTGTCCTGTTTTTCCAGCTTTTCATGTTTGACCTTGGCTCCAAAATCCTTTTGATCGTAACGTAGACTCTTAGTTAAGAGGCTTGATGAGCTCTGGGACATAGAGAGATACTGACTTCACAGGTCGATCGTTGTTCTCCATGGTTTATTAGTCACGGTGCTGATGAGAGTAACACTGCCGCGATTTTCTATTATATCTCTCCATGCAGACCTTCATTCTTTGGTGCTTTTGAAAAAAGGAACAAATTAGAGACTTTTCCAGTGTCGCTCTCTTTGTTTACACAAAATTACAACATTTGACTGGGAACcgttttctgtgtttgatgtcAAACACGGTGCTGCGTGAAGTCCACATTTCCTGACAGTGATGGTAAAATGCACTGACATAAAGAACACTGCTAAGTCGCCATTTTTGTTTGAcctttttattaatgttttggttGGGTTTTCTGTGCCTATAAGAATCACATGCATCACTACATTCTGTCTGTTCCACCTTTTCCCCCTTTACTCATGAATTGATGTGGAGCCAAATGATGCAAATGTTGGATCCAAACTATTCAGAAAGCCAAGTTTAGTAACTTAACCAATGTGGGTAATGATGAAATATGGAAATTTACTCTAGCACTGCCTCTTTGCACAAACATGACACTTCAATGGACGTGTCACCTTTCTTGCGTCAtatcccttttctttctttctcacactttgaaatgtgagagagagaaaagaa is part of the Anabas testudineus chromosome 14, fAnaTes1.2, whole genome shotgun sequence genome and harbors:
- the LOC113168828 gene encoding cytochrome c oxidase assembly factor 4 homolog, mitochondrial; translation: MASPSPHDRSRKDDENDPVEQMISRTGCAELHYAVQECMAEHQDWRACQNQVQSFKDCMMKSQNARKHQLIKQQSTSTKPTPS
- the LOC113168785 gene encoding olfactory receptor 24-like, giving the protein MSTMSFLRTLNNSVIIRPPGFYIIGFQTFPYIGVYMVFLLFVYVVTLVFNSLLISIITFDHRLHTPKFLAIANLAVIDVILNTSTIPSMIKTFLFKDNFIPFNLCFVQMYVYYVFASLESYALAILAYDRLIAICFPLHQSRFNTLLVMSCIVSVTWVYSLGRVAYSTVIIIQLSFCNSVRVFSYFCDYAPVFRLACDDYTLQWTMASISSMINLMVPFSFIILSYIIILVTVFRMKSVGSKKKALTTCIEHLILVAIFYIPIFSIFLIGLYIGAIEPDQRVLSLSLASCIPPCINPVVYSLKTKEIKTRVQALTWRMKTNP